One genomic window of Paramormyrops kingsleyae isolate MSU_618 chromosome 22, PKINGS_0.4, whole genome shotgun sequence includes the following:
- the pvalb8 gene encoding parvalbumin 8, whose product MSLTSVLSADAIANALKECKAPDTFCHKKFFQTCGLTKKTSQEVKNVFRILDDDGSEFIEEDELQFFLQRFSPSARVLTESETKKFMLALDEDNDGKIGIDEFEHAVLS is encoded by the exons ATGTCGCTCACATCCGTCCTGTCCGCTGATGCGATTGCTAATGCTTTGAAGGAGTGCAAAG CACCAGACACCTTCTGTCATAAGAAGTTCTTCCAAACATGTGGACTGACCAAGAAGACTTCCCAGGAAGTGAAGAACGTGTTCCGCATCCTCGACGATGATGGGAGCGAGTTTATTGAGGAGGACGAGCTCCA ATTCTTCCTGCAGCGATTCTCTCCCAGCGCACGCGTGCTCACGGAAAGTGAGACGAAGAAGTTCATGCTTGCCCTAGATGAAGATAACGATGGCAAGATAGGCATTGACG AATTCGAGCATGCAGTTTTGTCCTGA